A stretch of Cyanobacterium sp. HL-69 DNA encodes these proteins:
- a CDS encoding transposase — MWQRSFLSKSSADFGFGQFIDILEWVSFRTDTYFSKVDHRYTSQECPECGARTGKKDLKERVHECPECAYTTGRDHASALVIRNRGLDLVAVGQPVQEKASGDGRSGGEFTRLATNL, encoded by the coding sequence ATGTGGCAACGGTCATTCTTGTCAAAATCTAGTGCCGATTTTGGTTTTGGACAGTTCATTGATATTTTGGAATGGGTGTCTTTCCGAACAGATACTTACTTCTCCAAAGTAGATCACCGTTACACAAGTCAGGAGTGTCCTGAATGTGGGGCTAGAACAGGGAAGAAGGACTTAAAGGAACGAGTACACGAATGTCCAGAGTGTGCTTACACCACTGGGCGAGATCATGCTTCTGCTTTAGTAATCAGGAATCGTGGTTTAGATTTAGTGGCGGTCGGGCAGCCCGTCCAAGAAAAAGCGAGTGGAGATGGTCGCAGCGGGGGCGAGTTTACTCGTCTAGCCACGAATCTGTGA
- a CDS encoding Glycosyltransferase yields the protein MRIAQVAPLWETVPPTGYGGIELVVALLTDELVKRGHEVTLFASGDSGTLAKLNSVYPRAIRTDSTVKDYNVYLNLELQEVYKRADEFDIIHSHVDYAALPYANFTKTPTVHTLHGPLSAENRFLFGQCKRQNYVSISYSQREPLPDLNYVGNVYNGINIDAYQFHSHPDKEPYLAFLGRVSPEKGAHRAIEIAKRTGYKLKMACKVDEVDREFFEREILVHVDGKQIQLMGEISSKEKSELIGGAIATLFPINWREPFGLVMTESMATGTPVIAIAMGAAPEVIAHGKTGFLCQNLDEMISAIDKIGNINRLACRDHVVQKFSARHMTEGYEEVYTKLIEQRFASINGRPKGVILPKVS from the coding sequence ATGCGTATCGCTCAAGTTGCGCCATTGTGGGAAACAGTTCCTCCCACAGGCTACGGCGGAATTGAATTAGTGGTAGCTTTGTTGACTGATGAACTGGTAAAACGAGGTCATGAAGTTACCTTGTTCGCTTCGGGAGATTCTGGCACCTTAGCCAAACTAAACTCTGTTTATCCCCGTGCTATCCGTACTGATAGTACAGTGAAAGATTACAATGTTTATCTCAATTTGGAATTACAAGAAGTATATAAACGTGCTGATGAGTTTGACATAATTCATTCCCATGTGGATTATGCAGCACTACCCTATGCTAATTTTACGAAAACACCTACTGTTCACACTTTACATGGCCCTTTATCCGCAGAAAATAGATTTTTGTTTGGTCAATGTAAACGTCAAAATTATGTGAGTATTTCCTATTCTCAACGGGAACCTTTACCCGACTTAAACTATGTAGGGAATGTCTATAATGGCATCAATATCGATGCTTATCAGTTTCATAGTCACCCAGATAAAGAACCATATTTAGCTTTTTTAGGGCGGGTATCTCCTGAAAAAGGTGCGCACCGTGCCATAGAAATAGCTAAGCGTACGGGTTATAAATTAAAAATGGCCTGTAAGGTGGATGAAGTTGATCGAGAATTTTTTGAAAGGGAAATTCTAGTTCATGTGGATGGTAAACAAATCCAGTTGATGGGAGAAATTAGTTCTAAAGAAAAAAGTGAATTGATAGGAGGTGCGATCGCCACTTTATTCCCCATTAATTGGCGCGAACCTTTTGGGTTAGTGATGACAGAGTCCATGGCAACAGGTACTCCCGTAATTGCGATCGCCATGGGGGCCGCCCCTGAAGTTATCGCCCATGGAAAAACAGGTTTTCTATGCCAAAACCTAGATGAGATGATTAGTGCCATAGATAAAATAGGTAATATAAATCGCCTTGCCTGTCGAGATCATGTGGTGCAAAAATTTAGTGCAAGACACATGACCGAAGGTTACGAGGAAGTTTACACGAAACTAATAGAACAACGCTTTGCTTCTATCAATGGTCGTCCCAAAGGAGTTATTTTACCCAAAGTTAGTTAA
- a CDS encoding transposase, producing MDWSNSRKSRINACSIQQEYIISADAPYPNYHVQAKALTKARKENPRLASVNAQVQQQVLRTLERAFLDRERKGLGYPRFKKHSRMRSFVFPQMLKNCIKGNRIKLPQLGWVKFRQSRPLPDGFLVKQARIVRKATGYFVILSLHSDVDIPQPIPHGHPKGLDIGFISAVVTSDNEPIPRPRFLNKYSRELKRLQRMLKKKQKGSCGWKKLQKRIARLHFKTTLPS from the coding sequence ATGGATTGGTCAAATTCCAGAAAATCAAGGATAAACGCCTGTTCAATTCAACAGGAGTATATTATATCTGCGGATGCTCCCTACCCCAATTACCATGTTCAAGCGAAGGCACTAACTAAAGCTAGAAAGGAAAACCCCAGACTAGCTTCTGTAAATGCACAAGTACAGCAACAAGTCTTAAGGACTCTGGAGAGAGCTTTTTTAGACCGTGAACGTAAAGGATTAGGGTATCCTCGTTTCAAAAAACATAGTCGGATGCGGTCATTCGTTTTTCCTCAAATGCTTAAAAATTGCATTAAAGGTAATCGAATCAAATTACCGCAATTAGGTTGGGTTAAATTTAGACAATCTCGTCCACTTCCCGATGGTTTCTTGGTAAAACAAGCTCGGATAGTGAGAAAAGCTACAGGATATTTTGTCATATTGTCCTTGCACTCAGATGTGGATATTCCCCAACCAATCCCTCATGGTCATCCTAAAGGTTTGGACATCGGCTTTATCTCAGCTGTGGTAACATCCGATAATGAACCCATCCCTAGACCTAGGTTCTTAAATAAGTATTCACGGGAGTTGAAAAGACTACAACGAATGCTGAAAAAGAAACAGAAAGGGTCTTGTGGATGGAAAAAGTTACAAAAGCGTATCGCTCGTTTACATTTTAAGACTACTCTCCCATCGTAA
- a CDS encoding bifunctional glycogen debranching enzyme, producing the protein MAQKTYQLYGKNFLPALDNELSELPYAVDFQSQPTLVIKDNDLFLITDTLGNTVAYADTQKYTVTGLFCQDTRFLSRSELQIEGVSPVLLGSCAETGYSIIVDSTNPTIKGVLKPGAVGIKRKIALRGALWEEIELRNYSTSPLEFEVSLSFQADFKDLFKIRNYDRRNHRGQHLKQLSIEDNYLSFAYQGLDNSLAESLINFCHHPPDYIKGNTVVWHVKIDSQEVFQFGYYLQTKMNDQPSSYVALPESYQGAIKEAKREEEEWYQGITKIRTDSTVINNIIEQAQEDIYLLLQSFGFGKVLVAGIPWFSTLFGRDSLIAARQTLTFDSRIARDTLLTLAHFQGSENNDWRDESPGKILHELRLGELARCDEIPHTPYYGSVDATPLWLILLADYFHRTGDRDILDKLWSNAIAAMNWIDDQSKKTGYLTYLCRSSRGIQNQGWKDSGDCIVNSRGELVEGAIALCEVQGYVYGAKIRMSEIASIIGDLSLAQKWKIEAEELKERFNRDFWLESENYCALGLDETGNPIDSITSNPGHCLLWDIFTHEKARAVGDRLCKPDLFSGWGIRTLSSLSPAYNPMGYHLGSVWPHDSAIIAQGLHHIGMVDQALIVTEGLIAMISLQPNNRPSELFCGFSRQENHTPVKYPVACLPQAWATGVIFQLLEIIDNGQLNISVPY; encoded by the coding sequence ATGGCTCAAAAAACATATCAGTTATATGGTAAAAACTTTTTACCCGCTTTAGATAATGAATTATCAGAGCTACCCTATGCCGTAGATTTTCAAAGTCAACCCACTCTCGTTATTAAAGACAATGACTTATTTCTGATTACAGATACATTGGGAAACACAGTTGCCTATGCTGATACTCAAAAGTACACCGTGACAGGGTTATTTTGTCAGGATACCCGTTTTTTGAGTCGTTCAGAGTTACAGATAGAAGGGGTTTCCCCTGTGTTGTTGGGTAGTTGTGCCGAAACAGGTTACTCTATCATTGTTGATAGTACGAATCCTACCATTAAGGGAGTTTTAAAACCGGGAGCAGTGGGTATCAAAAGGAAAATTGCCTTACGCGGTGCTTTGTGGGAAGAAATCGAGCTGCGCAACTATAGTACGTCACCTTTGGAGTTTGAGGTAAGTTTAAGTTTTCAGGCTGATTTTAAAGATTTATTTAAAATTAGAAATTATGATCGCCGCAATCACAGAGGACAACATTTAAAACAGTTATCGATAGAAGATAATTATTTGAGTTTTGCTTATCAAGGTTTAGATAATTCTTTGGCAGAGTCTTTAATTAATTTTTGTCATCATCCGCCCGATTATATTAAGGGTAATACAGTCGTCTGGCACGTAAAGATTGACAGTCAAGAGGTTTTTCAGTTCGGTTACTATTTACAGACGAAAATGAATGATCAACCTAGCTCCTATGTTGCATTACCTGAAAGTTATCAAGGGGCAATCAAGGAGGCAAAAAGGGAGGAGGAGGAATGGTATCAGGGAATTACTAAAATTCGTACTGATTCCACGGTGATAAATAATATTATTGAACAAGCTCAGGAGGATATTTATTTATTACTACAATCTTTTGGATTTGGTAAGGTTTTAGTGGCGGGGATTCCTTGGTTTTCGACTTTGTTTGGACGGGATTCTTTGATTGCGGCAAGACAAACTTTAACGTTTGATTCTCGCATTGCTAGGGATACTCTTCTGACGTTGGCACATTTTCAAGGTTCGGAGAATAACGATTGGCGAGATGAATCCCCTGGGAAAATTCTCCATGAGTTAAGGTTAGGAGAGTTGGCAAGGTGTGATGAGATTCCCCATACCCCCTACTATGGTTCGGTGGATGCTACTCCCCTATGGTTGATTTTGTTGGCGGATTATTTTCATCGCACTGGAGATCGAGATATTCTTGATAAGTTATGGTCAAATGCGATCGCCGCTATGAACTGGATTGATGACCAATCAAAAAAAACAGGCTATCTAACCTATTTATGTCGCTCCTCCAGGGGTATTCAGAATCAGGGTTGGAAGGATTCGGGTGATTGTATTGTTAACAGTCGGGGAGAATTGGTAGAAGGTGCGATCGCCCTTTGCGAGGTACAGGGTTATGTATATGGGGCAAAAATCAGGATGAGCGAAATTGCATCAATCATAGGAGATTTATCTCTTGCTCAAAAATGGAAAATTGAAGCGGAGGAACTAAAAGAAAGGTTCAACCGTGATTTTTGGCTAGAGTCGGAAAATTATTGTGCTTTGGGCTTAGATGAAACGGGCAATCCCATCGATAGTATTACTTCTAATCCTGGTCACTGTTTACTATGGGATATTTTTACCCATGAAAAAGCTAGGGCTGTGGGCGATCGTCTCTGTAAGCCCGATTTGTTTAGTGGTTGGGGCATTCGTACCCTTAGCAGTCTATCCCCTGCCTATAACCCCATGGGCTATCATCTAGGCTCTGTGTGGCCCCATGACAGTGCCATCATTGCCCAAGGATTACATCACATCGGTATGGTAGATCAAGCCCTAATAGTGACAGAAGGATTAATTGCCATGATTAGCCTACAACCGAATAATCGCCCCTCAGAGCTATTCTGTGGCTTTTCCCGCCAAGAAAATCATACCCCCGTAAAATACCCAGTGGCTTGTTTACCCCAAGCATGGGCAACGGGAGTAATTTTTCAATTACTAGAAATAATAGATAATGGACAATTAAATATTTCTGTCCCTTACTGA
- a CDS encoding LuxR family transcriptional regulator, producing MASGKNPDNNSLSQRELEILELVATGLTNNDIAEKLEISKRTVDNHISNILTKTKTDNRVELVRWALQWGKICLDEVNCCTLPEHLPSE from the coding sequence ATGGCGAGTGGTAAAAACCCCGACAATAATAGTTTATCCCAGAGAGAATTAGAAATTTTGGAGCTGGTAGCTACTGGCTTAACCAATAATGATATTGCGGAAAAATTGGAAATCAGCAAAAGAACAGTAGATAACCATATTAGTAATATCTTAACTAAAACGAAGACTGATAATAGAGTCGAGTTAGTTCGTTGGGCTTTGCAGTGGGGCAAAATTTGTCTTGATGAAGTTAATTGTTGTACGTTACCTGAGCATCTACCTTCAGAATAA